One genomic segment of Podarcis raffonei isolate rPodRaf1 chromosome 7, rPodRaf1.pri, whole genome shotgun sequence includes these proteins:
- the LOC128417468 gene encoding oxygen-regulated protein 1-like, whose amino-acid sequence MLFYLNVFVLTTFFLCFLLSLSYLSAASVPGWLFLMTVFCTFHLILSFGVFSINYLKVSVQIDSSSRSQMFSASSSKGYSNDNNSESSYIPNIDTSLAENHSHTGEDFSLVPPEDDIEKSVHLNQDGSMTVEMRVRFNIKEEETIKWTTTVSRAGTSAVVAEDESCGKNAENFNRAEDDVSLQPINTEVISQDISCGTKASNYDIWQNSSVNVDMSQAKNDKIKPFYRPPTPGPRRVKQKKSLVESVTVVSDTAVQKKMVGQYSYSEEMDNGDTKSEYCLVTHSSSKTSSVTTPKLSEICSNHTLNQSQDDQTEEETSNKVTIKKSNALPCEDGLLQNVLEKSVAEEGLDNNLTSGYDSSISHAQSSVKKSHATGLPLLNQSDQTGREVGSFNSHPELSQSRSEEVICNQCKGLPSSQTSIHDSPPGSSETVCKCTQISPPITESSSITVKNSATHLSDGSQAASSSSKKKSKKKKKKKRKSSSDIVEQGTAFPQNLHDISAEATPENDVKTCEMHITRESAPHSSPQITVHKRVLALPVANLEGSNKGLGLKEDLYSQVSKKSQKNELESNLKQNLNRQLPKLKAKSDKKPHLKVEEVLMAKDHPKNEIEQIKEGTCDTANVTEQTPGCIVSWKPLTDTGSGPKAEKEKRVTSAKSHKSSLKHKKVKKNKKPESALGSKVPVLDETRTLDSLRNAALTNEIAELSLESYVQNWLQNIFPNAAMPEKHLPPMNSNNRTMHQLSVKSFSDKESQLVGKNACLSGNKNISESKLSNGTLNHLSELGTVEESVKKLYEGHIGCLTDAEASLIEEAKYLLQSDIQSNNKLSMCNIIHENDKKKVLLETSDQRYISEIAAQVNANGTSNILGPDMQKDCVSGLLLHQLKSTVLSAEKNHVGCITDISSSSLLGSSSNLLLAWLLLLNLKETLSNINKDDMVQTTCSCSEVFTLLQYLKQVAIKEEAEDLKTAVSNLQDCTANHLIFSGMQIEKQEPTYHKEIFSQAEIKHIPVFEEEGKVNKNLTFKNRLSSEEVIDAEVLAGELERSSGEEGEENCSTPVENSDLNDLDVHDEMQNLNCINADLNSCGLASNEDLPTENEQSSFEHSSFQGTQEKTTDTSFNNEESEISQEPKSSTHSMTSNDKDHMFDLETSELDDKEVKGTEDLNWTNSVLLKKNSSECLTSIADNTTNGDIVENSVREDMEEDGTCEETSERLSTPSPLSFCYESKQIPGEEEQVSRVKLIVKELEGGSYSNSSLEFKKCLKSPATSDLSDYRPETDESDYNVRHSSDLTNESVDEAIYEKEYNKGYVKRTIERLYGKAEASFKSPSKLDPPYLTQTLQGNAVEEPCHDVMEGAPLLRQKNHTWLDEFASPKIPEDLNANNDMWEKENATLPAPQFSLNGEEAYYNDDCSVEYTNQHCQAGGHIAEDEGVLIDKGKWLLKENHLIRRSPPENSGMYGNAETTSADTAFDNHSDEIPYSHFGNLNLRPPLKEISSSELEDMAKPYDNGCNYFNMPHNSDSDPFSDTLSIQSRNNQCSSSLLFEAACNSSTQFYTEVKSNSPALTSVEFRLPDNKVHPAEQSSNDEPIQTQPISNTHSSRNSREDQDSLDKLHAICGQHCPILTAIIKPTNEEIRGCAYQKASDVENQVGSHLLTNTPYFVWQGKNITGLYKYHTDLKNSSINNIANNIFNRLYADNTLDFMNGSTFSLLVSAALKENQGLKKLYVTENIDVGTQEINSHENNASSDAFSEITVEQNNNLSVLQNSKDKGNKMVAEKPTSSLADVTEGCKHEKFHHHEALLNSTGLKVTVNLEGENTLSIKEETSPYVKEDESDNEYSDSEKSY is encoded by the coding sequence ATGCTATTTTATCTGAATGTTTTTGTACTAACAACCTTCTTTTTGTGTTTTCTCTTGTCTCTTTCCTACCTGTCTGCTGCCTCTGTCCCTGGATGGTTATTTCTGATGACTGTCTTCTGCACTTTCCATCTAATCTTATCATTTGGGGTGTTTTCAATAAATTACTTGAAAGTGAGTGTACAGATAGACTCAAGCTCCCGATCACAGAtgttttctgcttcttcttctaaaGGCTACAGTAATGATAACAACTCAGAGTCTTCTTACATACCTAATATTGACACAAGCTTAGCAGAAAATCATTCACATACTGGGGAAGATTTCTCTTTGGTGCCCCCTGAAGATGACATTGAGAAGTCTGTTCATCTTAATCAAGATGGCAGCATGACAGTTGAGATGAGAGTTCGATTCAACATAAAAGAAGAGGAAACTATAAAATGGACGACCACAGTTAGCCGTGCTGGCACCTCTGCAGTTGTTGCAGAAGATGAGTCATGTGGAAAAAATGCAGAAAACTTCAACAGGGCTGAAGATGATGTCTCACTGCAGCCCATCAACACAGAAGTGATCAGTCAAGATATTTCATGTGGAACGAAAGCTAGCAATTATGACATCTGGCAGAATTCTTCTGTGAACGTAGATATGAGCCAGGCAAAGAATGATAAGATCAAACCTTTTTATAGACCACCTACTCCTGGGCCTAGAAGAGTCAAGCAAAAGAAATCCTTGGTTGAAAGTGTAACTGTGGTATCTGACACAGCAGTCCAAAAAAAGATGGTTGGGCAGTATTCTTACAGCGAAGAAATGGACAATGGTGATACCAAATCTGAATATTGCCTGGTCACTCACTCTAGCAGTAAAACATCAAGTGTTACCACACCAAAACTAAGTGAAATTTGTAGCAATCATACGCTGAATCAATCTCAGGATGACCAGACAGAGGAAGAAACATCAAACAAAGTCACAATTAAAAAGTCCAATGCCTTGCCTTGTGAGGATGGCTTATTACAGAACGTTTTGGAGAAATCAGTTGCAGAGGAAGGCTTAGATAACAATTTAACATCTGGTTATGATTCTAGCATCAGCCATGCTCAATCTTCTGTAAAGAAATCCCATGCAACTGGACTGCCTTTGCTTAATCAAAGTGATCAAACTGGAAGGGAAGTAGGCAGCTTCAACAGCCACCCCGAATTATCTCAGTCAAGAAGTGAGGAGGTGATATGCAACCAGTGCAAGGGATTGCCTTCTTCTCAAACTTCCATACATGATTCACCTCCTGGGAGCAGTGAAACAGTATGCAAGTGTACTCAAATATCTCCCCCGATAACAGAATCTTCTTCTATCACTGTCAAGAACTCAGCAACTCATCTCTCTGATGGAAGCCAAGCTGCATCTTCCAGTAGTAAAAAGAagagcaagaagaaaaagaagaaaaagagaaaatcttcCTCTGATATTGTGGAACAAGGCACAGCTTTCCCACAGAACTTGCATGATATATCAGCCGAAGCAACCCCTGAGAATGATGTGAAGACTTGTGAGATGCATATCACAAGAGAAAGTGCACCACATTCTTCTCCTCAAATCACAGTTCATAAAAGAGTCCTTGCTTTGCCTGTTGCCAACTTAGAAGGTTCTAATAAAGGCTTAGGTCTTAAAGAAGATTTATATAGTCAAGTTTCTAAGAAATCCCAGAAAAATGAATTAGAATCTAACCTGAAGCAAAATCTAAATAGACAGTTGCCTAAGCTAAAAGCCAAATCAGACAAAAAACCTCACTTGAAAGTAGAAGAAGTGTTAATGGCTAAAGATCACCCTAAAAATGAAATTGAACAGATTAAAGAAGGTACATGTGATACAGCTAATGTAACAGAACAAACACCAGGTTGCATAGTTTCATGGAAGCCATTGACTGATACAGGAAGTGGTCCTAaggctgaaaaagaaaagagggtaACTTCTGCCAAATCACACAAATCATCATTGaaacataaaaaagtaaaaaagaataaaaaacctGAAAGTGCTTTAGGTAGTAAAGTCCCTGTGTTGGATGAGACTAGAACATTGGATTCTTTGAGGAATGCAGCCTTGACAAATGAGATTGCAGAACTTTCTCTTGAAAGCTATGTCCAAAACTGGTTGCAGAACATATTCCCAAATGCTGCAATGCCTGAAAAGCATTTACCTCCCATGAATTCAAATAACAGAACAATGCATCAGTTGTCTGTCAAGTCTTTTTCAGACAAAGAAAGTCAGTTGGTAGGCAAGAATGCGTGCCTATCAGGGAATAaaaatattagtgaaagtaaACTATCCAATGGTACATTAAATCATCTCAGTGAACTAGGAACTGTTGAAGAATCAGTTAAAAAATTGTACGAAGGACACATTGGCTGTTTAACAGATGCTGAGGCAAGTTTAATAGAAGAAGCCAAGTATTTATTACAGTCAGATATCCAGAGCAATAATAAACTATCCATGTGTAATATTATACATGAAAATGACAAAAAGAAGGTTCTGTTAGAAACCAGTGATCAAAGGTACATTTCTGAAATTGCTGCCCAGGTTAATGCCAATGGCACCAGTAACATTCTAGGACCTGATATGCAGAAGGATTGTGTCAGTGGTCTGTTGCTGCACCAGCTGAAATCAACAGTGCTCAGTGCTGAAAAGAACCATGTTGGATGCATTACAGacatttcttcttcctcccttcttgGATCTTCTTCCAATCTCCTCCTTGCTTGGCTCCTTTTACTTAACCTCAAGGAAACTTTGTCCAATATAAATAAAGATGATATGGTACAAACTACCTGTAGCTGTTCAGAAGTATTTACACTCCTGCAGTATTTGAAACAAGTTGCAATTAAAGAGGAAGCTGAAGACCTGAAGACTGCTGTCTCCAATCTTCAGGACTGCACAGCAAACCATTTAATATTCTCCGGAATGCAAATAGAGAAACAGGAACCAACATACCACAAAGAAATTTTTTCTCAAGCTGAAATTAAACATATACCAGTCtttgaagaagaaggaaaagtaaACAAGAATTTAACTTTTAAGAATAGGTTGAGTTCTGAGGAAGTTATTGATGCAGAAGTGTTAGCAGGAGAATTGGAGAGGtctagtggggaggagggggaggagaactgCAGTACTCCAGTAGAGAATTCAGATCTAAATGATTTGGATGTTCATGATGAAATGCAAAATTTGAACTGCATTAATGCTGACTTGAATAGCTGTGGCTTGGCTTCAAATGAGGATCTGCCTACAGAAAATGAACAAAGTTCATTTGAACATAGCTCATTTCAAGGcacacaggaaaaaaccacaGATACATCATTTAATAATGAAGAATCAGAGATATCACAAGAACCTAAGTCAAGCACTCACAGCATGACCTCTAATGATAAAGACCACATGTTTGATCTAGAAACTTCAGAGTTAGATGATAAGGAAGTAAAGGGCACAGAAGATTTAAACTGGACCAACTCTGTGTTGTTAAAGAAAAATTCAAGTGAGTGTCTTACTTCCATTGCTGATAATACCACAAATGGTGACATTGTAGAAAATTCTGTACGGGAAGACATGGAGGAAGATGGTACTTGTGAGGAGACTTCAGAACGATTGTCTACACCATCACCATTATCTTTTTGTTATGAATCTAAGCAAATTCCAGGAGAAGAGGAACAGGTGTCCCGAGTAAAACTGATAGTAAAGGAACTTGAGGGTGGATCCTACTCAAATTCTTCTTTGGAATTCAAAAAATGCCTGAAAAGTCCTGCCACTTCTGACTTGTCAGATTATCGACCAGAAACTGATGAAAGTGATTACAATGTTAGGCATTCCAGTGACTTGACGAATGAAAGTGTAGATGAAGCAATATATGAAAAAGAGTACAACAAAGGGTATGTGAAAAGAACTATTGAGAGACTTTATGGTAAAGCCGAAGCTTCCTTTAAGTCCCCTTCTAAGCTTGATCCTCCATATTTGACTCAAACGCTACAAGGAAATGCTGTAGAAGAACCCTGTCATGATGTAATGGAGGGAGCTCCTTTGTTGCGTCAAAAGAATCATACCTGGCTGGATGAATTTGCATCACCTAAAATCCCAGAAGATTTAAACGCAAACAATGACATGTGGGAAAAAGAAAATGCTACCTTGCCAGCACCACAGTTTAGTCTTAATGGGGAAGAAGCATATTATAATGATGACTGTTCAGTGGAATACACAAACCAGCACTGCCAAGCTGGGGGACACATTGCTGAAGATGAAGGAGTACTGATTGATAAAGGAAAATGGCTTCTTAAGGAGAACCATTTAATAAGGAGGTCACCACCTGAGAACTCTGGAATGTATGGCAATGCAGAGACAACATCGGCCGACACAGCATTTGACAATCATAGTGATGAAATTCCGTATTCACATTTTGGGAATCTGAATCTCCGGCCGCCACTCAAAGAAATATCATCTTCTGAACTTGAAGACATGGCTAAGCCATATGACAATGGATGCAACTACTTCAACATGCCTCATAACAGTGATTCGGATCCATTTTCTGATACTTTAAGTATACAAAGCAGAAACAACCAGTGTAGTAGCTCCTTGCTTTTTGAGGCAGCATGTAACAGTTCCACACAATTTTATACAGAAGTGAAAAGTAATTCCCCAGCTCTTACTTCTGTAGAATTTAGATTACCAGACAATAAGGTGCATCCTGCAGAACAGTCTTCAAATGATGAGCCAATTCAAACCCAACCAATAAGCAACACTCATTCAAGCAGGAATAGCCGTGAAGATCAAGACTCGCTGGATAAACTCCATGCTATCTGTGGACAACATTGTCCAATATTGACAGCCATCATAAAGCCAACTAATGAGGAGATCAGAGGATGTGCTTACCAAAAAGCCTCCGATGTTGAGAACCAAGTGGGGTCACATTTGTTAACAAATACTCCATATTTCGTATGGCAAGGCAAAAATATAACTGGACTTTACAAATATCACACAGACCTGAAGAACAGCAGCATTAATAACAttgcaaataatatttttaacaGACTCTATGCTGACAATACTTTAGATTTCATGAATGGCAGTACTTTCAGTTTACTTGTGTCAGCAGCACTGAAAGAAAATCAAGGTTTAAAGAAATTATATGTCACAGAAAATATTGATGTAGGCACACAGGAGATCAACAGTCATGAAAATAATGCCAGTAGTGATGCATTCAGTGAGATAACAGTGGAGCAGAATAATAATTTATCTGTACTGCAGAACTCAAAAGATAAGGGAAACAAAATGGTTGCAGAGAAACCTACTTCTTCATTAGCAGATGTAACAGAAGGCTGCAAACATGAAAAGTTTCACCATCATGAGGCACTCTTAAATAGTACTGGCTTGAAAGTAACTGTAAACTTGGAAGGTGAAAATACCCTCAGTATCAAAGAAGAAACTTCACCTTATGTAAAAGAAGATGAAAGTGACAATGAGTATTCAGACTCCGAAAAAAGTTATTAA